Below is a genomic region from Elusimicrobiota bacterium.
GCACGCGCAAATACCTCACAATGACCGACCAAAACATCGGCGAGGTTCTGGAAGGCGTCGACGCCGTCGCTCTCAGCATCGACGACATTCGCGCCATCGTGACCCTTAGCCGGGCGGCCCGGGCCAAAAAGATCCCGCTGATCGAGGGATGGGCCGTGGCGCAGGAACGTCCGCGTTTTCACGGCCGACACGCCCACTCTGGAGGAAGTCTACGCTTTGCCGACCATCGGCCGGGCCGTGGCGAGCATTTCCGACCAGGAGAGCCGTGAATTGATTCTCCATTCCCTCCGGCAATTGCAGGGGGTCGAAGGCCTGGCCGAATACTATCCCCCGCCCACCGTCGAACGCCTCATGCAAAAAGGGGAAGGCACGACGCTCGCGCCCATGGTCTGGCTGACGTGCGTTCTTATGGCCAACGAAATCTTTAAAGTTTTAACCGGTTGGGGCTCCTTGGCGCTGGCGCCGAACTTCCGGTTCTACGACCCGATGGAGGGGCGGATTCCCGGCGCCGTTAAGAAATAGTGGACAAACCGGCGCGCTGTTTCTGCGGCTGCATCGCCTGGGGCCATGCGCTTGGCGGTGCGCTTTCCCGCGCCGCGCGCCGGGAGGTGCTGAACGGCGTTCACGGCAACACGCACCTGATCACCAACCAACTGGCGCGCGTCGACCTCGTGACGGACAGTCTCATGCATCTTCCCGGAACCGCCCGCTTCCCCTCCGGCAAAGGCCGGCGCGATCCGGGAAGTGCATCAATACGCCCGATCGGTCGGGGCGCTCGTGTTCATCGACGCGTGCCGCTTCGCGGAGAACGCGTGGTTCATCCGCGAACGGGAGCCGGGATACGCCCAACGTTCC
It encodes:
- a CDS encoding ThiF family adenylyltransferase, giving the protein MRGRLRLGGLGGVVVENLARLGVESFVLVDHGTFEPTNSNRQIYSFTDTNGRLKTEVTEEFLRRINPAIRTRKYLTMTDQNIGEVLEGVDAVALSIDDIRAIVTLSRAARAKKIPLIEGWAVAQERPRFHGRHAHSGGSLRFADHRPGRGEHFRPGEP